The following is a genomic window from Salvelinus sp. IW2-2015 unplaced genomic scaffold, ASM291031v2 Un_scaffold3434, whole genome shotgun sequence.
GGTTGTGTTATTGATAAAGATACTCATTAAGAGGTAGGTTTTCAGACTAAACCTCCCCCTAAACTCACTCAAGTCTCAATCCTACATCCATAGTGTTTTTGACAAATAACAAGACATTTTcacaagaacagaactacattaTTTTTACCTGGTCTCTCTGAGTTGGCACATCCTGATTTCATGGGGCATGATCCAGGATCAACAGATATATTTAATATGATCCAGGGTCAATATAGACATATGTAACATGCCAAAAGACTCTGGTGTGACCCCTGAACTGGCATCAGTGATGTAGTGAGAGTATTGTTAGTGAGAGTAGtgttagtgagagtagtggtagtgagagtagtggtagtgagagtagtagtagtgagagtagtggtagtagtgagagtagtggtagtgagagtagtggtagtgagagtagtggtagtaagAGTAGTGGTAGtaagagtagtggtagtgagagtagtggtagtgagagtagtgttagtgagagtagtggtagtgagagtagtggtagtgagagtagtagtNTTCACCTCTCTAGTCATCATGATTCTCAAAGAGCATATTGCATCAGCAAAACTCAATCTGTTCTCGGTGACTGATGTCACTGGGACTATATTGTCTCTACTGTGTAACTCTTTAATGATGTTAGTTTTACTTTTTTAAGTTTCTGACACTAGAGGGTCCTGTTATCTCCTGTATGCAAGGCTCTGGAACAACGAGGTCCAAAACTCTAAGGAATTCTACCAATTAAAGGTGTTGGAGACACACACATGCTTTACTCCAGGGCCCTAATAAGGCCCCAATACAGCATAAACATTCAACATGAACCTAAGTAAAGCTCTATTGTCGTTTGTGTGAGTGTAACAGTGttccttctctacctctcctcgcccctacttgggctcgaaccaggaaccctctgcacacatcgacaacagtcaccctcatAGCATCGTTACttattgctgcaaaaaaaacgcAATCATTGCAGAGCAagcaacaactacttcaaggtctcagagagagtgatgtcaccgattcaAACGCGATTAGCGTGcatcccgctaactagctagccatttcacaccggttacatgaGCACAACTTCCATTAGGCCTCAGCCTCAGTACAACCCTCACCCCTAAACAGGTCTCATTACGAGACCATGAGGCTGACTCAACTCTGCTACACATttgatattttagtcatttagcacatAGGGGGGTTGTGTTATTGATAAAGATACTCATTAAGAGGTAGGTTTTCAGACTAATCCTCCCCCCTAAACTGACCCAAGTCTCAATCCTACACCCTCTCTGTAGTGTTTTGACAAATAACAAGACTTTTTCACAAGTACAgaactaaaacatttttttacctgGCCTCTCTGAGTTGGCACATCTTGATTTCATGGAGCatgatccaggatcaacacatACATTTAATATGATCCAGGGTCAATATAGACATGTCTAACATGCCAAAAGACTCTGGTTTGACCCCTGAACTGGCATCAGTGATGTAGTAAGAGTAGCGGTAGTGAGAGCAGTgttagtgagagtagtgatagtgatagtggtagtgagagtagtgatagtgagagaagtggtagtgagagtagtagtagtgagagtagtggtagtggtgagagtagtggtagtggtgagagtagtagTTGTCAGAGTAGTGGTGAGAGTAGTGTTAGTGAGAGTAGtgttagtgagagtagtggtagtgagagtagtggtagtgagagtagtggtagtgagactagtggtagtgagagtagtggtagtgagagtagtggtagtgagagtagtggtgagAGTAGTTATGtagcaggtatgtgtgtgtgtgtgtgtgttggtgtgtgtgtgtgtggtgtgtgtgtgggtgtgtgtgtgtgtgtgtgtgtgtggtgtgtgtgtgtgtgtgtgtgtgtgtgtgtgtgtgtgtgtgtgtggtgtgtgtgtgtgtgtgtgtgtgtgtgtgtggtgtgtgtgtgtgtgaatgtgtgttttaatacacggtatgtgtgttttgtccctcAGTTCCCCCATTATCTGTGGTCAGAACCAGGTCAGAACATGTGAGTGTGGTGGTGAACAACCTGTGTCTCTAACCTGTGACATCCCTCTTCTGCTGTCACCCTGGCTGAACGATGGAAACACAACAGAGCAGGAGAACACAGCAGACACTTCAACCTCAACATACTGGTGATGAACActacactactctcactacactaCTACTCCTCACTACCATCTCTCACTCACTACTCTCATACACTACTCTCACTAACCACTACACTactctctcactaccactactctcatactactctcactacccactactctcactacaacTAACTCTCACTACGCACTAACTCTCActacactactctcactaccactaactctcactaccactactctcactacactactactctcactaccatctactctcactaccactactctcactacactaCTCTCCACTACCAACTACTCTCACCACTACCATACTCTCACCACGTACCACTACTCTCTACTACACTACTCTTCACCCACTACTCTCACTAGCCACTacctctcactaccactactctcactacccactactctcactactatctactctcactactaccaatcttcactaccactactctcactaccataCTCTCACTACCATACTCtcacactaccactactctcactactaactactctcactactactactctcactactaaactcactactctcactaccaactactctcactacactactcttactactactactctcactaccactactctcactaccactactctcactaccactactctcactcaatactcactcactcataccactactctcactccactactctcactactactactctcactaccactaacTCTCACTAACTACTCTCAtactactactctcactaccactcaCTCTCACTAccccactactctcactaccactactctcactaccactactctcacacaACTACCTCTCTACACTActcacatactctcactactatACTCTCAACTACTCCACTACTacctcactactactactctcactaccTTCAAGATCAACTACTGCCTACTGCTCTCACATacgtactctcactaccactGACTCTCACTACTAAGCTACTTCTTCCCGACCACTACGGCACTACTGCTCACTACTGACTACTGCTCACGTAcccactctctctcactaccAGTTCTCTCACTACACTGATCTCACTGACCACTACTTCtcaaccactaccactactcttcATCCACGTATACTACTCTCACTACGCACTACTGCTTCACTACCGgactactctcactactactacGTCTCACCACTACCGACTGACTGCTCACTAGGACTACTCTCacctactactactctactaaccACGTGACTCTCACTACGCACTGACTCTCGAACTACTATACTTACTCTCCGACCACACTAGACCGCTCGACTGGCTCTCCTAGCTACATACTTCTCAGCTACcgactactctcactaccactacttctCACTACGCACTGCTCTCACTTACCACTGACTTGACTCTCACTACTACTATTATCCAGCTCACTACCACTATGCTCATTACTACTAATTCCATTCTCACCAACACTACTCTCAACCAACCACTACTATTCACTTACCACGTACTCTCACGTCTACTAACGTACTCTCAGCTACGCATATCTCTCACGTACAACTGACTCTCACGAGAAGCTTAACTCTCACCTACTACTCTTCTCCTGAACACTACTGTCTCATACCCTACTctcactactacactactctcactaccaacTATCTCCACAAGAGACATATCTTACCTACCACTAGCtgctcactaccactactctcactaccagaTCACTACGATCTCACTACCCTACTCCACTACTCTCTACTACACACTCTCCTAACATACTTATACCATGACTTGCTCACCCTACTACAACACCTACTCCTCACTAACACTACCTCTACACTCTCACTAACCATTCATTACCGCACTCTACTCATTaactctcactactactactccacTCACTAACACTAACTCTCTCTTACTAATCTCTTACTACCACTAGCTCTCCTACACTACTACTCACTctcactactctactactctcactactactactctcactaccactactctcactaccactactctcactaacaCTCTTCAAATCTACTACTACTctctactaccactactctctACCACTACTTATCATACACTAACAcatacactaccactactctcactaccacacactactctcactaccactactctcactacactactactctcactaccactactctctctaccactactctcactaccactattCTCACTACTCTCTACACACTACTCTCACtacacactactctactaccactactctcactaccactactactctcACTACACTACTCTCACAACTACTCTCACTAACACTTCTCTCACTtactactactctcactaccataCTCTCACTAACACTACTACCACTATACATACTacactctcactaccactactactcactaccactactctcactcaCCTCACCGACCCACTAGCTtcactactactgactacttctCACTACGACTACTCTCATAACACTGACTGCTCAGACTGAAACACTGTAACTAGTTACTACCACATGCGACTTACTCTTACTACCCACTGGCTTCTCACTAACCACTGCTGCTCAATCTAACTAGACTACTACTCACGCAACTACTGACTTGTCTCACTACCCACACTACTCTCACGTACCGAACTGACGTCTCACAACACTAGACTCTCACTACCCGACTAACTCTCAGTGACCACTTACTTCTTAAGCTACCCCTACTCTTACTACCACTACTCTCCTATACCACTCATACTCTCACGTACCNNNNNNNNNNNNNNNNNNNNNNNNNNNNNNNNNNNNNNNNNNNNNNNNNNNNNNNNNNNNNNNNNNNNNNNNNNNNNNNNNNNNNNNNNNNNNNNNNNNNNNNNNNNNNNNNNNNNNNNNNNNNNNNNNNNNNNNNNNNNNNNNNNNNNNNNNNNNNNNNNNNNNNNNNNNNNNNNNNNNNNNNNNNNNNNNNNNNNNNNNNNNNNNNNNNNNNNNNNNNNNNNNNNNNNNNNNNNNNNNNNNNNNNNNNNNNNNNNNNNNNNNNNNNNNNNNNNNNNNNNNNNNNNNNNNNNNNNNNNNNNNNNNNNNNNNNNNNNNNNNNNNNNNNNNNNNNNNNNNNNNNNNNNNNNNNNNNNNNNNNNNNNNNNNNNNNNNNNNNNNNNNNNNNNNNNNNNNNNNNNNNNNNNNNNNNNNNNNNNNNNNNNNNNNNNNNNNNNNNNNNNNNNNNNNNNNNNNNNNNNNNNNNNNNNNNNNNNNNNNNNNNNNNNNNNNNNNNNNNNNNNNNNNNNNNNNNNNNNNNNNNNNNNNNNNNNNNNNNNNNNNNNNNNNNNNNNNNNNNNNNNNNNNNNNNNNNNNNNNNNNNNNNNNNNNNNNNNNNNNNNNNNNNNNNNNNNNNNNNNNNNNNNNNNNNNNNNNNNNNNNNNNNNNNNNNNNNNNNNNNNNNNNNNNNNNNNNNNNNNNNNNNNNNNNNNNNNNNNNNNNNNNNNNNNNNNNNNNNNNNNNNNNNNNNNNNNNNNNNNNNNNNNNNNNNNNNNNNNNNNNNNNNNNNNNNNNNNNNNNNNNNNNNNNNNNNNNNNNNNNNNNNNNNNNNNNNNNNNNNNNNNNNNNNNNNNNNNNNNNNNNNNNNNNNNNNNNNNNNNNNNNNNNNNNNNNNNNNNNNNNNNNNNNNNNNNNNNNNNNNNNNNNNNNNNNNNNNNNNNNNNNNNNNNNNNNNNNNNNNNNNNNNNNNNNNNNNNNNNNNNNNNNNNNNNNNNNNNNNNNNNNNNNNNNNNNNNNNNNNNNNNNNNNNNNNNNNNNNNNNNNNNNNNNNNNNNNNNNNNNNNNNNNNNNNNNNNNNNNNNNNNNNNNNNNNNNNNNNNNNNNNNNNNNNNNNNNNNNNNNNNNNNNNNNNNNNNNNNNNNNNNNNNNNNNNNNNNNNNNNNNNNNNNNNNNNNNNNNNNNNNNNNNNNNNNNNNNNNNNNNNNNNNNNNNNNNNNNNNNNNNNNNNNNNNNNNNNNNNNNNNNNNNNNNNNNNNNNNNNNNNNNNNNNNNNNNNNNNNNNNNNNNNNNNNNNNNNNNNNNNNNNNNNNNNNNNNNNNNNNNNNNNNNNNNNNNNNNNNNNNNNNNNNNNNNNNNNNNNNNNNNNNNNNNNNNNNNNNNNNNNNNNNNNNNNNNNNNNNNNNNNNNNNNNNNNNNNNNNNNNNNNNNNNNNNNNNNNNNNNNNNNNNNNNNNNNNNNNNNNNNNNNNNNNNNNNNNNNNNNNNNNNNNNNNNNNNNNNNNNNNNNNNNNNNNNNNNNNNNNNNNNNNNNNNNNNNNNNNNNNNNNNNNNNNNNNNNNNNNNNNNNNNNNNNNNNNNNNNNNNNNNNNNNNNNNNNNNNNNNNNNNNNNNNNNNNNNNNNNNNNNNNNNNNNNNNNNNNNNNNNNNNNNNNNNNNNNNNNNNNNNNNNNNNNNNNNNNNNNNNNNNNNNNNNNNNNNNNNNNNNNNNNNNNNNNNNNNNNNNNNNNNNNNNNNNNNNNNNNNNNNNNNNNNNNNNNNNNNNNNNNNNNNNNNNNNNNNNNNNNNNNNNNNNNNNNNNNNNNNNNNNNNNNNNNNNNNNNNNNNNNNNNNNNNNNNNNNNNNNNNNNNNNNNNNNNNNNNNNNNNNNNNNNNNNNNNNNNNNNNNNNNNNNNNNNNNNNNNNNNNNNNNNNNNNNNNNNNNNNNNNNNNNNNNNNNNNNNNNNNNNNNNNNNNNNNNNNNNNNNNNNNNNNNNNNNNNNNNNNNNNNNNNNNNNNNNNNNNNNNNNNNNNNNNNNNNNNNNNNNNNNNNNNNNNNNNNNNNNNNNNNNNNNNNNNNNNNNNNNNNNNNNNNNNNNNNNNNNNNNNNNNNNNNNNNNNNNNNNNNNNNNNNNNNNNNNNNNNNNNNNNNNNNNNNNNNNNNNNNNNNNNNNNNNNNNNNNNNNNNNNNNNNNNNNNNNNNNNNNNNNNNNNNNNNNNNNNNNNNNNNNNNNNNNNNNNNNNNNNNNNNNNNNNNNNNNNNNNNNNNNNNNNNNNNNNNNNNNNNNNNNNNNNNNNNNNNNNNNNNNNNNNNNNNNNNNNNNNNNNNNNNNNNNNNNNNNNNNNNNNNNNNNNNNNNNNNNNNNNNNNNNNNNNNNNNNNNNNNNNNNNNNNNNNNNNNNNNNNNNNNNNNNNNNNNNNNNNNNNNNNNNNNNNNNNNNNNNNNNNNNNNNNNNNNNNNNNNNNNNNNNNNNNNNNNNNNNNNNNNNNNNNNNNNNNNNNNNNNNNNNNNNNNNNNNNNNNNNNNNNNNNNNNNNNNNNNNNNNNNNNNNNNNNNNNNNNNNNNNNNNNNNNNNNNNNNNNNNNNNNNNNNNNNNNNNNNNNNNNNNNNNNNNNNNNNNNNNNNNNNNNNNNNNNNNNNNNNNNNNNNNNNNNNNNNNNNNNNNNNNNNNNNNNNNNNNNNNNNNNNNNNNNNNNNNNNNNNNNNNNNNNNNNNNNNNNNNNNNNNNNNNNNNNNNNNNNNNNNNNNNNNNNNNNNNNNNNNNNNNNNNNNNNNNNNNNNNNNNNNNNNNNNNNNNNNNNNNNNNNNNNNNNNNNNNNNNNNNNNNNNNNNNNNNNNNNNNNNNNNNNNNNNNNNNNNNNNNNNNNNNNNNNNNNNNNNNNNNNNNNNNNNNNNNNNNNNNNNNNNNNNNNNNNNNNNNNNNNNNNNNNNNNNNNNNNNNNNNNNNNNNNNNNNNNNNNNNNNNNNNNNNNNNNNNNNNNNNNNNNNNNNNNNNNNNNNNNNNNNNNNNNNNNNNNNNNNNNNNNNNNNNNNNNNNNNNNNNNNNNNNNNNNNNNNNNNNNNNNNNNNNNNNNNNNNNNNNNNNNNNNNNNNNNNNNNNNNNNNNNNNNNNNNNNNNNNNNNNNNNNNNNNNNNNNNNNNNNNNNNNNNNNNNNNNNNNNNNNNNNNNNNNNNNNNNNNNNNNNNNNNNNNNNNNNNNNNNNNNNNNNNNNNNNNNNNNNNNNNNNNNNNNNNNNNNNNNNNNNNNNNNNNNNNNNNNNNNNNNNNNNNNNNNNNNNNNNNNNNNNNNNNNNNNNNNNNNNNNNNNNNNNNNNNNNNNNNNNNNNNNNNNNNNNNNNNNNNNNNNNNNNNNNNNNNNNNNNNNNNNNNNNNNNNNNNNNNNNNNNNNNNNNNNNNNNNNNNNNNNNNNNNNNNNNNNNNNNNNNNNNNNNNNNNNNACTACTCTCATACCACTCTCTCACTACCCATATACATTTTGTAGCATTTTGAGGTTGTTGTTTACGTACCATATACCTCCAGGCTGTACTCCTTGGCTGCGTTGCTGACGGCAGTGTGAGTTTTGCAGCAATGTGTCAAATCGATTAGATCCCGGGTGGCCGTGTGGCGCTCCATCGCTGAACTTGGGATGTGGCTAATAGTGTGGAGTTGCCAAGAGGTTAGCAATTATGCCCTTAAAGGGAAATTACACTCAAAAACTATTCATAGTTATTTTGTTGATACAGTCCGACAATGATCTGTATGTCTGATGTCAACTTtttaagatattggactttcaagaatcTAAGTTTCACCGGCCACATCATCATACAGTacgatgatcaaatcaaatttgccTTTTGCATCATACTATATTTTGCATTATCATGATGATCTGGCCGTCGACACGTTGATTCTTGTTTTTGAGTGACATTTccctttaaagctggaatccgtaTCTGTGAAACTGCCATGTCTGTTTGCAATATTACAGGTGcaattgtctccacccccctccaggtgtcgctcatcttcccattatcccctgcgtatttatacctgtattctctgtttgtctgttgacagttcgtcttgtcttgtcacgtcttgtcttgtcagttcgtcttgtcttgtcacgtcttgtcttgtcagttcgtcttgtcttgtcacgtcttgtcttgtcagttcgtcttgtcttgtcagttcgtcttgtcttgtcacgtcttgtcttttcagttcgtcttgtcttgtcacgtcttgtcttgtcagttcgtcttgtcttgtcaggtcttaccagcgttctTTTCCAccttcctgtttctctagttctgtttcctagtttttcctGAAATTTCTTAGacactacattgccaaaagtatgtggacagctgctcgtcgaacatttacatttacatttacatttaagtcatttagcagacgctcttatccagagcgacttacaaattggacatctcattccaaaattatgggcattattatggagttaATCCACCCGTGGCCTCTATAATagcccccactcttctgggaaggctttccactagatgatggctAATTGCTGCTGGTACTTCCAttcagcttccattcagccacaagaccattagtgaaGTTGgtcattgatgttgggcgattaggcctggctcacagtcgacattccaattaattccaaaggtgttcgatggggtcaaGGTCAGggttgacagttgacagtgcatgtcagagcagaaacagagccatgaagtcgaaggaattgtccttagagctctgagacaagattgtgtcgaagcacagatatGGGGAAAAGTGTTCGCgccattgaaggtcccgaagaccatagtggtctccatcattattaaatggaagaagttttaaaccaccaagactcttcctagatctggccgcccggccaaactgagcaatcaggggagaagggccttggtgaccaagaacccgatggtcactctgagagaggtctagagttcctctttggagatgggagaaccttccagaaggacaaccatctctgcagcactccaacaatcagctATTTATTGTAGagcggccagatggaagccacacctcaataaaaggcacatgacagccttggagtttgtcaaaaggcaacttaagtactctcagaccatgagaaacaagatcctcgggtcagatgaaaccaagattgaactcttttgcctgaatgccaagtgtcacgtttagaggaaacctggcaccgtccctgtggtgaagcatggtggtggaagaatcatgctgtggatatgtttttcagtggcagggactgggagactaatcaggatcgaggaaaagattaatggagcaaagtaaagagagatccttgatgaaaactgctccagagcgctcaggacctcagactggggtgaaggttcacctaccatcaggacaatgaccctaagcacacagccaagacaatgcaggagtggcttcgggtcaagtctctgaatgtccttaagtggcccagccagagatcgGGCTTAAAACCGATggaacatctatggagagacctgaaaatagctgtgcagcgatgctccacatccaacctgatgTGGAAGATCTGCAGAGGAAATTTCGAGAAACTCccctaatacaggtgtgccaagcttgtagcgtcataccctgtaaccgctgccaaatgtgcttcaacaaggtactgagtaaagggtctgaatacttatgtactacCCAGTAACTCAACACTGCACCTTAGAggatgctgccctatgtacatagacatggaatcacaggTCAATTTAAATTGAACACTTGTCACTTTTTTATTGTTAACATACTATTTAGCAcatttcatatgtacatactgtattctactgtattttttgtcaataccactcagacattgcttttcctaatattattatattccttaattcccttcttttactttttgatttgtgtgtatttgtcacgccctgaccatagattgctttgtatgtttctatgttttgtttggtcagggtgtgatgtgggtgagcattctatgttgtatgtctaggttgtctatttctgtgtttggcctggtgtggttcccaatcagaggcagcagtctatcgttgtctctgattgggagccatatttataTAGCTAACATGTGGCGTGCCGTCATCTGTCCTGAGGTTGTGGATTACGGTCAAAACTGAACAGTTATCCTATTTCCCATGTAAAATATCTTTAGAGTGACAAAAACATCTCCCATACTATATTTTCCCCATTAAAATGCTCAGTTGAGTAAATGTaccttttctctcatctctaacgATCAATAAGGTTGAAGGACAGGCTAGGTGGGCACAGCAACATCCAATCCTGTCATACATTACATCATGCTTTCACAAATTAAGGTTTGTTTTAAGCCAACCGTTTGTGTAAGTTCCGTGctcactgtgtgttgtgtggtgtgtggtgggtgtgtgtgtgtggtggtgtgtggtgtggtgtgtgtgtgtgtgtgtgtgtgtgtgtgtgtgttgtgtggtggtgtgtgtgtgtgtggtgtgtggtgtgtgtgtgtgtgtgtggtgtgtgtgtgggtgtgttgcgtggcttgtgtgtgtggtgtgtgctgtgtggtggtgtggtggtggtgtggtgtgcagAGAGACGCTGGGGAGAGGAGTATCTGTTTGCCACTTAGGGATAAATAGAGAGGCAGAGCTCAGAGTTTGTCAGAAGGCGGACCTGACAGGGTCACACACAGGACCAAGCAGGAGCAGGACCTCAGCATTTTGACCCTTGATTACAAATGGAGGAACACAAAGATGATCAATACTGTTTTCAAGACAGAAACTCTTCCTGCAGAAAGGATTTGCTATCGACATCTACCTACATAACACTGTACATCTTCTTCTCATTGATTTCAGCAGTTACAGTATTTTTGAACGTACTGGtgatcatctccatctctcacttcaagcagctccacactccaaccaacctgctcatcctctctctggctgcATCAGATCTCCTGGTGGGATTGATTGTGATACCAGTAATGACTGTAGCATTCATGGAACCATGCTGGGGTTTTggggaatatttctgtctgtttcATATCTACATAGATTTTTTATGTACTTCTTTATCTCTGGGCAATTTGGTATTGATATCTATTGACCgctatgttgctgtgtgtgatcccttattgtaccactctaaaataacaataacaagaatCATGTGTTGTATATCCATTACCTGGTGTTGTTGTATCATATACAATGCTGCTATTATAAAAAACTTTGTAAATGTACAGATACCAATTAGGTGTTTGAAAGAATGTTTTATTGTTGAAGGGTCAATCTGGGTTAATATCACTGACATTGTAATTACAATGGTTGTCCCGTGCTCTATTATTATAACACTTTATATGAAAATCTTTGTGGTGGCCAGATCACAGGCCAGAAAGGTATTTTCTAAAGAGGCTGCCAGTGTGTCTGGTGTTAAAACTGTACAGGCAAATAAGTCTGAGAGAAAAGCAGCAAAAACTCTAKCTATTGTTGTTTTCAMCTATYTCATTTGTTGGATTCCATCTCTATTWATTTWCTYTTTTTYTTMWKTTTTWRGTRATMATTTAWYATCATATTTCAYCAGTTWTCYGGCAYTTGTTAATTCCTTAATTAATCCAATAATTTATGCTTTCTTTTATCCATGGTTCAAAGTGACAGCTAAACTTATTTTAACTTTGAAGATAAGACGTTTATAGTTCCTATAATATGATTCCCTATTTCGGCAAACATAGGTTTGATATAGTTTTGTTCTACAATTGTTGTAATTATTTCATGTTACAATACACCGACATGACTTTTCTCATTGTTGTCACGATTGATACATGTGGTGTTGATACAGAATGATTTGTCTGGATTGGATTGGAATGAATTGGAGATGGCATAAGAAGGCATAAGCTTGTTTTATAAAGGACATTGTAGTCATTGTGGATTGTGTACTCCAAATACCTAAGTCTGTCGTTCCGTGTTACTTATTGACAAATTGCATG
Proteins encoded in this region:
- the LOC112075846 gene encoding trace amine-associated receptor 13c-like, which encodes MEEHKDDQYCFQDRNSSCRKDLLSTSTYITLYIFFSLISAVTVFLNVLVIISISHFKQLHTPTNLLILSLAASDLLVGLIVIPVMTVAFMEPCWGFGEYFCLFHIYIDFLCTSLSLGNLVLISIDRYVAVCDPLLYHSKITITRIMCCISITWCCCIIYNAAIIKNFVNVQIPIRCLKECFIVEGSIWVNITDIVITMVVPCSIIITLYMKIFVVARSQARKVFSKEAASVSGVKTVQANKSERKAAKTLXIVVFXYXICWIPSLXIXXFXXXXXBXLXSYFXSXXAXVNSLINPIIYAFFYPWFKVTAKLILTLKIRRL